In the Deltaproteobacteria bacterium genome, CGAAGCCGTGTTGCAGGCCACGACCAGCATCTTGATCCCCTGACCGGCCAGGTATCTGGCCGCCTGCATGGCATAGGAAGTCACCGTCTTCGCGCTCTTGGTTCCAAAGGGCAGCCGGGCCGTGTCGCCCAGGTAGACCATGTCCTCATGGGGAAGCCGCCTGCGCAAGGCCCGCAGCACTGTCAGCCCCCCGGTTCCGGAATCGAACACCCCGATGGGCTTTCCTTTGATTTCGTCCATGATCGTTACCTCATCCTCTCAGTTTTGGATACCATGGACCGCGGCCGAAGTAACCTCCAGCCGCGGCCACGTGCTGCTATGGACATTTTGCCCGAAAAGCAAATGGATTCTATTGCCGGCCGACC is a window encoding:
- a CDS encoding glutamate racemase, producing the protein MDEIKGKPIGVFDSGTGGLTVLRALRRRLPHEDMVYLGDTARLPFGTKSAKTVTSYAMQAARYLAGQGIKMLVVACNTAS